In Plasmodium brasilianum strain Bolivian I chromosome 12, whole genome shotgun sequence, the genomic window CCATTTTTGCATCTATCCTgttgtaataaattattttgaaataattcTTCATTTGATACATGGGTTCCTCTTCTTAGTGCATCTAATACTTGAGCAATTGACATCATGTCcattaaatgaataatgctcttaattttttggagacaaataaaataaaaagaatggtcattaatttttaatttagctAATGACCACATTATATTGCTAAATTCCCTTTGCGGAATTGTATCAATAAGTTctatcacttttttttttaaacgaTTTAGAAAATctttattcttataattgAATTTTGCCATATAGTGTAGAGCATTcgtaatatttacataagaGAGCTGGTTAATAAAATTGtcattgttcatatatttaataatatacttaagaatattaatatttatattacattttgcAAATGAATTTAGCAATAAAGTCAAATGATGAGGTTCtacatctttttcttttaattttttataatacctttttgtgaaaaatttaaaaatttcataattaCTAATATTTGTCCTACTAATCATATTCAATATTAAGATAGAGTTTATTACACTCAAATTGTTATGAATAATTTCatcatttcttattttatttaatattactattaatatatcaCTGTAATCAGCACGAGGAgataaagaattttttaaaattacttcATCAGAATTTTCTTTATCAAATGATTTTGTAGACACTAATAAAAACTCTTCTTGCAATAATGCAAATGAGcttaaaattattgttaaaTCTAACGTATTATAAGTGtcaatattctttttaaaatgatcTTTAATTATATCGATATTATTGTAATCTCTTAATCCGCATCTTATTAggtctaaaaaaaaaaaaagggaaaaatatatggaatgatattatataatacataaggTCAAAATGGAGATTAATTCAGATCATTTTGCATCAAGTACAAGCTTCATACATATAGaatacaaaatatgaaaatatttatcaaaGTATTTTACGATTTGgaaaaattgtaaaacaggtatattttttttttttttttttttttttttttttgttattagcATTACGAAAATGGGGTAGAAATCAGAAAAATTgaagagtaaaaaaaaaatgctcacaaatacgtatacatacactTGTATGCATTTGCTCTGAATTATCCCTCTTTGATAATGTTCTTACTGTGAAAGACATTTACAGACACAAATGCAGGCATTGCATTCAGCCTTCTAATTATGTAACTAAAAATTGATGTATTAAATTGTTTATCGTAGGTTTGAGATCCGtgatataatttcattattttatttatttggtCAAATGAATATCTgtgtatgttttttttaaaaacgtCATAACTACATTTTAGGATTGTATGGTCTTTATAgcaattttcattatatttttctattattttaagaatttcttcgttttcaaatttatctatattttttataattaatgacCTTAAGTTTTCCTTAAATACATTCTCAGATTTTGCACAActgttcctttttattttttcaatatccACAATTGCTGTTTTCAAAAGTTTTCTCATTTTAcctaaacatatttttttgcattaacattttttttgttacctttttttaaacttcTTAGGTTCATTCTTATACACATTTTGTGCTTTGTCCTAAGTTGCCTTAGTGCCTTTTCGAGgtgtttattattataataataactattattatatattatgttaaatattatatttttcaaaaataatctcatatacatgtagtataaatatatatgcatataatacatttgcATTTATACAAGAATAAACAATATTTTcgttaattttcatttttttcaatatgttataaaaaaggatgtAAAGTATTCGTCGACTTTGATGAATTTCCCTTTctgaattaaaattttttt contains:
- a CDS encoding heptatricopeptide repeat-containing protein gives rise to the protein MRKLLKTAIVDIEKIKRNSCAKSENVFKENLRSLIIKNIDKFENEEILKIIEKYNENCYKDHTILKCSYDVFKKNIHRYSFDQINKIMKLYHGSQTYDKQFNTSIFSYIIRRLNAMPAFVSVNVFHNLIRCGLRDYNNIDIIKDHFKKNIDTYNTLDLTIILSSFALLQEEFLLVSTKSFDKENSDEVILKNSLSPRADYSDILIVILNKIRNDEIIHNNLSVINSILILNMISRTNISNYEIFKFFTKRYYKKLKEKDVEPHHLTLLLNSFAKCNININILKYIIKYMNNDNFINQLSYVNITNALHYMAKFNYKNKDFLNRLKKKVIELIDTIPQREFSNIMWSLAKLKINDHSFYFICLQKIKSIIHLMDMMSIAQVLDALRRGTHVSNEELFQNNLLQQDRCKNGTIKLNEYSGNGTKLISNMIKKVTLEQGHAFSTSDEEEKVSSKCSTPLKDQHHAGIEELLHHDPIKINTDKVSERNIDNALKNYENVERDIIHLLIQKYLANIEKCSLHVLTQVPFCCLQLNCTNYSIYHKSLEVLKRKKKYMSTLNLIYARYFIRILIEKQENNFQKLPRSVKQFAKEIMNSDNS